The bacterium DNA window TCCACGACGAAGGCGCGCGCCGGGTCGAGCACGGACTCCTGGTAGAGCGGCTTGTGCGCCAGGAACCAATCGCGGTCGTTGTGGCGCGCCAGGTCCTCGAAGAAGCGGGCGGCAGCCGGCGGAAAACCCGTGAAATGGTACTTCTCGATCATCGCGAGCTCCCGGAAGTCAGTGTCAAACGGACCCTCTGCCTGCCCCCGTCGGGATTGCCGACCACCTCGAACCCCGCCTTGCGGAACAGCGACTGCGTCCCGGTCCAGGCGAAGGTGGGCACGTAGCGGCCCTCAGCGTCGGGCTTCGACGGGTACCCCTCGACGATCCCGACTCCGCGGCGCTTCATCGCGCGCAACGCGTGGTCGAGCAGGGCTGTGGCCACCCCCCGCCCCCGGCTGTCGCGCACGATGTAGAAGCAGGTGATCGACCAGACGCGCTCGGCGTCGTCGCACTTCA harbors:
- a CDS encoding GNAT family N-acetyltransferase yields the protein KCDDAERVWSITCFYIVRDSRGRGVATALLDHALRAMKRRGVGIVEGYPSKPDAEGRYVPTFAWTGTQSLFRKAGFEVVGNPDGGRQRVRLTLTSGSSR